In Onychostoma macrolepis isolate SWU-2019 chromosome 06, ASM1243209v1, whole genome shotgun sequence, one DNA window encodes the following:
- the LOC131541873 gene encoding uncharacterized protein LOC131541873, giving the protein MKQLYRVPFERNSVRVKGLRAEYVRRILAMDGAAQPHEFIFIDEAGFDLIKTRRRGRNVIRQRAIVHVPGQRRGNITLCAAISLRGLLHHHAKLGPYNSQHILTFLDAVHNIVVQNRPDQPRFVVVWDNISFHRAALVQTWFTNHNQFEVVYLPPYSPFLNPIEELFSAWRWRVYDRQPHARMPLLQAMDQACGDIQVTAIHGWFRHARGYFPRCLAGEDIACDVDEVLWPDPNRRRDP; this is encoded by the exons ATGAAGCAGCTCTACAGGGTCCCATTTGAGAGGAACAGCGTCAGGGTCAAAGGACTTCGAGCTGAATATGTACGG agAATCTTGGCCATGGATGGAGCTGCACAGCCTCAtgaattcattttcattgaTGAAGCTGGATTTGACCTGATCAAAACAAGACGACGGGGTCGTAATGTAATTCGCCAAAGGGCAATTGTGCACGTCCCGGGGCAGCGCAGGGGAAATATCACATTGTGTGCCGCCATAAGCCTTCGGGGGCTTCTACATCATCATGCAAAACTAGGTCCATACAATAGCCAACATATACTCACATTTCTAGATGCTGTCCATAATATAGTTGTACAGAACAGACCAGATCAGCCCAGGTTTGTGGTGGTATGGGATAATATCAGTTTCCATCGGGCTGCTCTGGTCCAGACCTGGTTCACCAACCACAATCAGTTTGAAGTGGTATACTTGCCCCCTTACTCACCATTTTTAAACCCTATAGAGGAATTATTTTCGGCTTGGAGATGGCGTGTATATGACCGCCAACCACATGCCCGCATGCCTCTTCTGCAGGCAATGGATCAGGCCTGCGGCGACATTCAGGTGACAGCAATCCATGGATGGTTTCGACATGCTAGGGGATATTTTCCCCGGTGCCTAGCGGGAGAAGACATTGCTTGTGATGTCGATGAGGTCCTGTGGCCAGACCCCAACAGACGGCGGGATCCATGA